The sequence AGAAGATTTTCTGGGATGGTTCATACCATGTTCTCCTTTATTCCTGGATCCTTTATTGGGCTTTATATGGCTTTGGATTTGGCTTCAGTCTGCTCCTCTCGCTCACCGCATTCGTGGCCATAGTCCCATTCACTGATAAAACGAGTGTAGAAGGCTTTTTCTTAAAAATTTTCAATGTTGAATATTGAAGAGATTGGATGGGATTCTTAATACCGTTATATATTAAGGTCCTTCGATGGAAGAGAAGAAGTTTGTTGCCACAATATTTAAGGATTGGTATGGCTGGGAATGGTTTCCCATAGTCCTCTGGACGCTGAGCATAAGAAGATTTGCTGTACTGGAGAGAAGTAGACTTGAGAAAAAGTAAGCAATAAATAGATTCCTGTCCTCCCATGGAATCAATGTCCCAGCAATGTTATATGTTAGCCCAGAAGAGAAAATCATCATCCAGGAACATATTGAGGGCACAGCTGCTTCTAAAGTGATCAAACAACTATGTAGAACTATGAGGGAGAAGAGCAATCATCGTATAATTTCTAATGAGGAAAGACTTATTTTTAATAGAGTTTTTATAAAAATAAATTAAACAAAAATTTGGTCAGAGGAAAAAAGATGGTTGGCGGATATGCTGGTAAAATTCTGAGAGTTAATCTTTCTACTAAAGAATTTCGTGTAGAATATTTAGATCTCTCACTGGCGAGGGGTTTGCTTGGCTGTTTGGGTATCGCCTCTAAGATTATGCTTGAAGAAGTAGATCCAGGTGTAGATCCATTTAGGCCGGAAAATAAACTGATCTTCTTAACAGGAGTTCTGACCGGCTCCATGGCTCCATCAGCATGTAAATCCATTGTCGTATCAAGGTCCCCTTTAACGAATATTTGGGGCGAGTCTGTTTTCTCAGCCAATACTGGGATCGAGCTCAAGCGGGCCGGGTACGATATGATTATAATTGATGGAGCGGCGGATAAGCCGGTCTACCTGTGGATACATGATGGTGACATTGATATTAGAGATGCAAGCGGCTTCTGGGGCATGGATACATACACAACCTGTGAAGCCATTAAGAAGGACTTGAACGAGAAGAAGGCTGCTGTTGTATGTATTGGTATGGCTGGCGAGAAGCTCGTTAGATTATCCTCTATTATAAGTGACAATGGCAGGGCGGCGGGACGGTGCGGTCTAGGCGCTGTAATGGGTTCAAAGAGGTTAAAGGCTATAGCTGCTCTAGGCTCTAGAACCATAGAAGTTGCTAACCCAGACCTCCTTAATGATCTGAGGAAGGAGATAGTGAATATTACAAGGGAGCGTTTAAAAGCTCTCTCAGATTATGGAACCGCTAGAGGTGTTGTGGCGTTTGAGGAGATGGGGAATTTACCAATAAAGAATTGGACGAAAGGCAGTTTTCCAGGAGTCGAGAAAATATCGGGTGTGAGAATGGCTGAGACGATTTTAGTAGGTAAGAAAGCCTGTTTTGCATGTCATATAGCTTGTGGGAGATATATTAGGATAAGTGAGGGGCCGTATGCCCCCCTTGAGGGTTATGGCCCGGAGTATGAGACCGTAGCTGCTTTTGGGCCTCTCTGCATGAACGATAATTTAGAGGCTATAGTGAAAGCAAATGACCTATGTAATAGGTTTGGGCTAGATACAATATCTACTGGTGCAACAATAGCTTTTGCAATGGAATGCTACGAGAGAGGCATAATAACTAAAGATGATACTGGAGGGATTGATCTTAGGTGGGGAGACCCGGACATAATAATTAAAATGGTTGAGCTTATAGGTCGGAGAGAGGGTATCGGCGCCATATTGGGTGAGGGATCTATGAGGGCTGCCGAGAAGATAGGTAAGGGCGCTGATAAATACGCTATGCACGTCAAGGGACTTGAAATTCCGATGCACAGCCCATATCGGTTTAAAGAATTGGGGCTACAGTACGCCGTATCTGAGAGGGGAGCCTGTCATCTAAGAGGACTCTCCATGATTCCAGCTAGAGGAACCCTTCTTCCAGAGATAGGGCTTGATAAGCAGGTTAACGGATTCACAATTAAAGGGAAGGCCCGCATAGTTAAGATTATGCAGGATATATGCCGCGTGATAGATGCGCTGGGGCTGTGCAAGTTTGTTTATCTCTCTGGTGGGGTGTCGTTGATAAAACTTTCTCAACTTTACACTGCTGTGACCGGATGGGAGACAACACTGAATGAATTAATGAGAGCTGGGGAGAGGATATGGATCCTTCAGAGAATCTTTAACGTGAGAATGGGCGTAAGACGAAAAGATGATACATTACCTAAAAGGTTCCTTGAGGAGCCCCTAAATGAGGGGGCGGCTAAGGGGCAGATTGTTGAGCTGGAGCCCATGCTCAACGAGTTTTACGCAGAAAGGGGATTAGACCATGAGGGTAGACCGAAGAAGGAAAATGTCCTCAAATTGGGCTTAGATTTCGCCGTTAAATATATTGCTTGGTGATAGGGAATGAAATGGCTGAGGTTAAACTAGTGCTTTTAGACGAAGACTTTAGAAGAATTTTTGGAGCGAAGAAGTTACATTTAATCTTCTCGAGGGCTTGGCTATTAAAGAGCTACCATGGATGATTGTCCAAAAATACAAAAATAATGGGAGTTACATTAAAAGCTGGGACGATCATAACGCTCAATGGCCAAAACATAGAGTTTCTAGGCGGAATTAACGCCAAGTTATCCAATAGGGATAGAGTCACAATAATCCCCCAATAGATGGTGGCTAAGATATATGACAGGGTTCAATGAAAGTTAATGTGGGCGCCTAAATGCCGCTCGTCAATGAAAAGAATATACTTCCGCCAGCTTTCAGAAATGGACGAGCGGTTGGCGCATTTAATGCAAACAATATGGGAAATGGTCTGAAGCAATAATATAGAAGTACTGTGGAAAATTATACCATAGAGTGTAGTAAGGCTAATAGATAAGCTGAAACTCAAAGAATAAAGCATGGCTAAGCTTACTTGGCTAGCATAGCCTTGTATAATATTCCAGCTCAAGCTAAATATGGCGTATATATTAGCAAGCATTAATAGGTGAAAATTATAAGGTTTCCTAAAATATCGGAAACGATGCGAAAATGATCACTAATATCAGCAAGGGGAACCAATTTTAGAATTTTCCTCCAGTATTTTTTACTAATAACGAGGAATTGATAT is a genomic window of Candidatus Bathyarchaeia archaeon containing:
- a CDS encoding aldehyde ferredoxin oxidoreductase family protein — protein: MVGGYAGKILRVNLSTKEFRVEYLDLSLARGLLGCLGIASKIMLEEVDPGVDPFRPENKLIFLTGVLTGSMAPSACKSIVVSRSPLTNIWGESVFSANTGIELKRAGYDMIIIDGAADKPVYLWIHDGDIDIRDASGFWGMDTYTTCEAIKKDLNEKKAAVVCIGMAGEKLVRLSSIISDNGRAAGRCGLGAVMGSKRLKAIAALGSRTIEVANPDLLNDLRKEIVNITRERLKALSDYGTARGVVAFEEMGNLPIKNWTKGSFPGVEKISGVRMAETILVGKKACFACHIACGRYIRISEGPYAPLEGYGPEYETVAAFGPLCMNDNLEAIVKANDLCNRFGLDTISTGATIAFAMECYERGIITKDDTGGIDLRWGDPDIIIKMVELIGRREGIGAILGEGSMRAAEKIGKGADKYAMHVKGLEIPMHSPYRFKELGLQYAVSERGACHLRGLSMIPARGTLLPEIGLDKQVNGFTIKGKARIVKIMQDICRVIDALGLCKFVYLSGGVSLIKLSQLYTAVTGWETTLNELMRAGERIWILQRIFNVRMGVRRKDDTLPKRFLEEPLNEGAAKGQIVELEPMLNEFYAERGLDHEGRPKKENVLKLGLDFAVKYIAW